The Streptomyces sp. YIM 121038 genome includes a window with the following:
- a CDS encoding ATP/GTP-binding protein, translating into MTVLLTAAALAMTLPEASWAGIGVPVQGSGLCPGKPSYVTVCAEKPGRGGGGTERGGKPAGGGRGADTSRARPKLCALERLDPQPPASDPLWKGHRPGDGAIYTRVCLDDALGMAPGTIAGGAPQVFWAAGPPVVDVDPEQLARRAVDSMLLTGPDIASPRAGGIYTVGVPLWMWVTPSATTFGPNTAEASLAGVTVSATAKVSVIRWSMGDGTTVTCTGPGTKYRRAYGMAASPTCGHRYQTSSQGRPGGRFTGRAVATWTVQWHVTGGGESGEFTAVRESGLAVSVGEMRVLD; encoded by the coding sequence TTGACCGTCCTGCTCACCGCGGCTGCGCTGGCCATGACACTGCCCGAAGCCTCCTGGGCAGGGATCGGGGTGCCGGTTCAGGGCAGCGGCCTGTGTCCAGGCAAGCCCTCCTACGTCACCGTCTGCGCGGAGAAGCCGGGGCGGGGCGGCGGGGGCACCGAGCGCGGCGGTAAACCCGCCGGAGGAGGCAGGGGAGCGGACACGAGCAGGGCACGGCCCAAGCTGTGCGCGCTGGAGCGGCTGGACCCACAGCCCCCGGCTAGCGATCCGCTGTGGAAGGGGCACAGGCCAGGTGACGGCGCGATCTACACGCGGGTCTGCCTGGACGACGCGCTGGGCATGGCGCCGGGCACCATCGCGGGCGGCGCACCGCAGGTCTTCTGGGCCGCTGGCCCACCGGTGGTAGACGTCGACCCGGAGCAGCTGGCCCGGCGAGCCGTGGACAGCATGCTCCTGACCGGGCCGGATATCGCCAGCCCGCGCGCGGGGGGCATCTACACGGTCGGGGTGCCGCTGTGGATGTGGGTGACTCCCTCCGCTACCACCTTCGGGCCCAACACCGCCGAGGCCTCACTGGCCGGGGTGACGGTGTCCGCGACCGCGAAGGTCTCCGTCATCCGCTGGTCGATGGGGGACGGCACCACCGTGACCTGCACCGGGCCGGGCACGAAGTACCGGAGGGCCTACGGCATGGCCGCGTCGCCGACCTGCGGCCACCGCTACCAGACCTCCTCTCAGGGCCGGCCCGGCGGCCGGTTCACGGGCCGCGCGGTGGCGACGTGGACGGTCCAGTGGCATGTCACCGGCGGTGGTGAATCAGGGGAGTTCACCGCGGTGCGCGAGAGCGGTCTGGCGGTGTCCGTGGGCGAGATGAGAGTGCTCGACTAG
- a CDS encoding SAF domain-containing protein: MKNLARNKSPVPAPPGPEVMRPDIGIVDPQPPRRRRRSFMILGAVMVLAGALGFAGLMHASAERSDVLALARDVPAGQKLTSGDLRVVALSDAPGLKPVPAQQKNQVLGRRAAAALSQGSLLTDGQLTEHGGLRPGEALVAVEVKRSMAPVDALRPGDAVQLVTRPQDGQTPDKQRGLVEVAGRVVKVGTPSSSGDVVIQAAVPDGDSAAVASDASAGRVAIVLKSKG, from the coding sequence TTGAAGAACCTGGCCAGGAACAAGTCCCCGGTGCCCGCACCACCCGGCCCTGAGGTGATGCGCCCGGACATCGGCATCGTCGACCCGCAGCCGCCGCGCCGCCGGCGCCGCTCTTTCATGATCCTTGGCGCCGTCATGGTGCTGGCCGGGGCGCTCGGCTTCGCGGGACTGATGCACGCCAGCGCCGAGCGGTCGGACGTGTTGGCACTGGCACGCGATGTGCCTGCGGGGCAGAAGCTCACGTCCGGTGACCTGCGGGTGGTCGCCCTGTCCGATGCTCCGGGCCTGAAGCCCGTGCCTGCCCAGCAGAAGAACCAGGTGCTCGGGCGTCGTGCGGCCGCCGCTCTGTCGCAGGGTTCCTTGCTGACGGATGGGCAACTGACCGAGCACGGCGGCCTACGGCCCGGTGAGGCGCTGGTCGCCGTCGAGGTCAAGCGGTCGATGGCGCCGGTGGATGCGCTGCGGCCGGGCGATGCCGTGCAGTTGGTGACGCGGCCCCAGGACGGGCAGACGCCGGACAAGCAGCGCGGCCTGGTCGAGGTGGCCGGCCGCGTCGTCAAGGTGGGCACGCCTTCCAGCAGCGGCGATGTCGTCATCCAGGCGGCGGTTCCCGACGGCGACAGTGCGGCGGTGGCCTCCGACGCCAGTGCGGGCCGGGTCGCGATCGTGCTGAAGAGCAAGGGCTGA
- a CDS encoding bifunctional lytic transglycosylase/C40 family peptidase, with protein MRSRRPAQPGRRRHAKWGCLVALLAVIAGCTAPLAGIVSAGSLLTNADDGGESDDGWAESGSAADIPAAMLAAYKKASRLVGRHVPACRGMSWPVLAGIAKVESDHASGRTIASNGDIRPRILGVLLDGSGAGGNTTVFPDTDNGRWEGTARGERAVGPFQFLPSTWASTGRDGNGDNKRDPHNAFDAALGAAVYLCGRGRDLTKPSQLRAAIFQYNRSSTYVANVSGWISQYRAAARSAPGSTGLPTVSGRVRKVLAAALSQRGAPYSWGGGGTSGRSYGHCCSPTGKSGTRIWGYDCSGLTMYAFARVGIKLPRTAAAQARRGVRIPASRGPGALRPGDLVFFGYTPGRDATIYHVGIYAGTGQMINAARPGTVVRLDPVNAMPGFAGGARLL; from the coding sequence ATGAGGAGCCGCCGCCCCGCACAGCCAGGCCGCAGGCGACACGCGAAGTGGGGGTGCCTGGTCGCGCTGCTCGCCGTCATCGCGGGCTGCACCGCACCTCTGGCGGGCATCGTGTCGGCCGGCTCTCTGCTCACCAACGCCGACGACGGAGGGGAGTCGGACGACGGCTGGGCGGAGAGCGGCAGCGCCGCTGATATCCCCGCGGCCATGCTGGCGGCCTACAAGAAGGCCTCCCGGCTCGTCGGCCGGCACGTGCCCGCGTGCCGGGGCATGTCCTGGCCCGTCCTCGCCGGAATCGCGAAGGTCGAGTCTGACCACGCCTCCGGACGCACTATCGCCAGCAACGGCGATATCCGCCCCCGCATCCTGGGCGTGCTCCTGGACGGCTCCGGCGCGGGCGGCAACACCACGGTCTTCCCCGACACGGACAACGGACGCTGGGAGGGCACCGCGCGGGGCGAACGCGCCGTCGGCCCGTTCCAGTTCCTGCCCTCGACCTGGGCGAGCACGGGCCGGGACGGCAACGGCGACAACAAGCGCGACCCGCACAACGCCTTCGACGCCGCCCTGGGCGCCGCGGTGTATCTGTGCGGGCGCGGCCGCGATCTGACCAAGCCCTCCCAACTGCGGGCAGCGATCTTCCAGTACAACCGCTCCAGCACCTACGTGGCCAACGTCAGCGGCTGGATCTCTCAGTACCGGGCCGCCGCGCGCAGTGCCCCGGGCAGCACAGGCCTGCCGACGGTCTCCGGGCGGGTTCGCAAGGTGCTGGCGGCCGCGCTCTCCCAGCGCGGCGCTCCCTACTCGTGGGGCGGCGGCGGGACGAGCGGCCGCAGTTACGGTCACTGCTGCTCCCCCACCGGGAAGTCCGGCACGCGCATCTGGGGCTACGACTGCTCGGGCCTGACGATGTACGCGTTCGCGCGCGTCGGCATCAAGCTGCCGCGGACCGCGGCCGCCCAGGCGCGTCGGGGCGTGCGCATCCCGGCCAGCCGTGGCCCCGGCGCGCTGCGCCCGGGGGACTTGGTGTTCTTCGGCTACACCCCAGGCCGCGATGCCACGATCTATCACGTCGGGATCTACGCCGGGACGGGCCAGATGATCAACGCGGCGCGTCCGGGGACGGTGGTCCGTCTGGACCCCGTGAACGCCATGCCCGGCTTCGCGGGAGGGGCGAGGCTCCTGTGA